In Nitrospirota bacterium, the following are encoded in one genomic region:
- a CDS encoding cytochrome c3 family protein, whose amino-acid sequence MGYKINAYFEQDPNACMFCHVHDDANKAWARSKHNIVNCHECHHSTKKDQVVQLFRFTVLGQKTVEPRHGKVIVPWKLCVNCHWETSAKYPKAQKINRSRFHAKHMFTEQIECSKCHGYKIHQFLPEERFCISCHKDKLVHGTGMEKLPCLNCHTDRTKDLKPGRKKCLFCHGDESIRKELIADGTMDVKFFQPSPATIKKAIKIKVSADAPMQFHCYECHKPHKKVRPDWGDCLTKCHSDQLQVGRHELHVKTLSMKCTDCHKPHLWRVSEAQAKKECTKCHEYKSPAKFIGI is encoded by the coding sequence GTGGGATATAAAATAAACGCTTATTTTGAGCAGGACCCAAATGCATGTATGTTCTGCCATGTTCATGACGACGCTAACAAGGCGTGGGCAAGGAGCAAACATAACATAGTCAACTGTCATGAGTGCCATCATTCCACTAAGAAAGATCAGGTTGTTCAGCTTTTCAGATTTACTGTTTTAGGGCAGAAAACAGTTGAACCGAGACACGGCAAGGTTATTGTGCCGTGGAAACTCTGTGTTAACTGCCACTGGGAGACAAGCGCTAAGTATCCTAAAGCGCAGAAAATCAACCGTTCCCGCTTCCATGCAAAACATATGTTTACCGAGCAGATAGAATGTTCTAAGTGTCACGGTTATAAAATACATCAGTTTTTGCCTGAGGAGAGATTCTGCATCTCATGTCATAAGGATAAACTGGTTCATGGCACAGGCATGGAAAAACTTCCATGTCTTAACTGTCACACAGACCGCACGAAGGATTTAAAGCCCGGAAGGAAGAAATGCCTTTTCTGCCATGGAGACGAATCCATTAGAAAAGAGCTTATCGCTGACGGAACCATGGATGTTAAGTTTTTCCAGCCGTCACCCGCAACAATCAAAAAAGCTATAAAGATAAAGGTGTCTGCTGATGCTCCTATGCAGTTCCACTGTTACGAGTGTCACAAACCGCATAAAAAAGTAAGGCCTGACTGGGGCGACTGTCTTACAAAGTGTCACAGCGACCAGCTTCAGGTCGGCAGGCATGAACTACACGTAAAGACGTTGAGCATGAAATGCACAGACTGCCATAAGCCGCATTTGTGGAGAGTATCCGAAGCGCAGGCGAAAAAAGAATGCACAAAGTGTCATGAATATAAGTCTCCGGCAAAATTTATTGGCATATAA
- a CDS encoding AMP-binding protein, which yields MRDYPSEYKNFSLSAPEKFSFPLDVFDKWENRPALYWTDGVNDRTLSFAELKLLSSKGAGALKNRRIVKGDKVLVMLPGIPEWWEIMLALMRINAIPIPATTLLTSKDIEYRLASADIKAIIASDEDADKVEIAVNKSSAQPSLIIIGERQNWHNYIEERNSADAFEGERAFSSEPALIYFTSGTTGPPKMALHTQASYPFAHLITGKYWLDLKPGDIHWNLSDPGWAKAAWSSLFGPWHMGAVIFSFYRKGKFDPSLTMEILQKYPITTFCGPPTAYRIIVKEIQSRNLFGTKFKFKSARHFVAAGEPLNKEIIGIWKERTGLYIYDGYGQTETVNILANFRCLPVKPGSMGVPVPGFSVDIIDDSGNPTSLNTEGDIAIKIKPERPVGLFREYLGNPEATAKTVRGQWYITGDRAYKDKDGYFWFVGRSDDVILASGYRIGPFEIESILIEHPAVKESAVVASPDKIRGEVVKAFIVLTQGFSPSDALIKELQEFVKNRTAPYKYPRKIEFVEDLPKTISGKIKRKELKMKEFGRI from the coding sequence ATGAGAGATTATCCGTCAGAATACAAAAATTTTTCCCTCTCAGCGCCTGAAAAGTTTTCTTTTCCGCTTGACGTCTTTGATAAATGGGAAAACAGGCCGGCGCTTTACTGGACAGACGGCGTTAATGACAGAACACTTTCATTCGCTGAATTAAAACTCCTCTCATCAAAAGGCGCAGGCGCTCTCAAAAACAGGAGAATTGTAAAGGGCGATAAAGTCCTTGTTATGCTCCCCGGCATTCCGGAGTGGTGGGAGATAATGCTCGCGCTTATGAGGATAAACGCCATTCCGATACCTGCCACAACCCTGCTGACATCTAAGGACATAGAATACAGGCTTGCATCAGCAGACATAAAGGCAATCATCGCATCAGATGAAGATGCAGACAAAGTGGAAATCGCTGTAAATAAATCCTCTGCGCAACCCTCTCTTATCATTATTGGCGAAAGACAGAACTGGCATAACTACATAGAAGAAAGAAACAGCGCAGACGCCTTTGAAGGCGAGAGGGCGTTTTCATCAGAGCCTGCATTAATCTATTTCACATCAGGCACAACAGGCCCGCCGAAAATGGCGCTCCATACGCAGGCATCCTACCCTTTCGCACACCTGATAACAGGAAAGTACTGGCTTGACCTTAAGCCCGGCGATATCCACTGGAATCTCTCAGACCCCGGATGGGCAAAGGCGGCGTGGTCCAGCCTGTTTGGCCCGTGGCATATGGGAGCGGTAATATTTTCATTTTACAGAAAGGGGAAATTTGATCCTTCACTGACAATGGAAATCCTGCAGAAATACCCTATAACAACATTCTGCGGGCCTCCGACAGCTTACAGGATAATTGTTAAAGAGATTCAATCCCGAAACTTATTCGGGACAAAATTCAAGTTTAAATCTGCCCGGCATTTCGTTGCAGCCGGTGAGCCTCTTAACAAAGAGATAATTGGGATATGGAAAGAGAGAACAGGGCTGTATATTTATGACGGTTACGGGCAGACAGAGACAGTGAATATTCTGGCAAATTTCAGATGTCTTCCAGTAAAGCCGGGTTCGATGGGAGTGCCGGTCCCTGGATTTTCTGTTGATATTATTGATGACAGCGGAAATCCGACTTCTTTAAATACCGAGGGCGATATAGCAATAAAAATAAAGCCTGAAAGGCCTGTAGGATTATTCAGGGAATATCTCGGAAACCCTGAGGCGACAGCTAAAACAGTAAGGGGCCAATGGTATATAACAGGCGACAGGGCCTATAAAGACAAAGACGGATACTTCTGGTTTGTCGGCAGGTCGGATGATGTTATACTCGCATCAGGATACAGGATAGGGCCTTTTGAGATAGAGAGCATCCTGATAGAACATCCTGCTGTAAAGGAATCTGCGGTTGTTGCAAGCCCTGACAAAATAAGGGGCGAGGTTGTGAAAGCATTTATCGTCTTAACGCAGGGATTCAGCCCCTCGGATGCCCTCATAAAAGAACTACAGGAATTTGTGAAGAACCGCACAGCGCCGTATAAGTATCCGCGCAAGATTGAATTCGTTGAGGACCTGCCTAAAACCATAAGTGGAAAAATAAAGAGAAAAGAACTGAAAATGAAAGAATTCGGAAGGATTTAA
- a CDS encoding phosphoribosylformylglycinamidine cyclo-ligase, with protein MNGLTYKKAGVDIDEGDRFISLISPLAKKTFRPEVITNIGSFNALFKLDTDKYKQPVLVSGTDGVGTKLKIAFMTDKHDTVGIDLVAMCVNDILTSGSEPLFFLDYFATGKLKPEKAAEVIKGIAEGCKQAGCSLIGGETAEMPGFYPEGEYDLAGFAVGVVDKDKIINGSDIKEGDVLIGLASSGLHSNGYSLVRKLFFDVKKMDADTYISELGTSLGEELLKPTKIYVKAFNTIKDKILVKGMAHITGGGISGNLPRIFPEGVSAVINERSWSPPPIFHIIKEMGQVPLDDMRMTFNMGIGYIIAIPEAESKKAISILNAAGVASFVIGNIEKGGQGVSYA; from the coding sequence ATGAATGGACTTACCTACAAAAAGGCCGGTGTTGATATTGATGAGGGAGACAGATTTATAAGCCTGATTTCTCCCTTGGCAAAAAAGACATTCAGGCCCGAGGTCATTACAAACATCGGCTCCTTCAATGCGCTCTTTAAACTTGACACTGATAAATACAAACAGCCCGTGCTTGTCAGCGGCACAGACGGTGTTGGAACAAAGCTGAAGATAGCGTTCATGACGGACAAACACGACACAGTCGGTATTGACCTTGTTGCCATGTGCGTCAACGACATCCTTACAAGCGGCTCAGAGCCTTTGTTCTTCCTTGATTATTTTGCAACAGGCAAACTTAAACCTGAAAAAGCAGCAGAGGTCATCAAGGGGATAGCTGAAGGATGTAAACAGGCAGGCTGCTCTTTAATAGGCGGAGAGACTGCTGAGATGCCGGGATTCTACCCTGAAGGCGAATATGACCTTGCAGGCTTTGCTGTCGGAGTGGTTGATAAGGATAAAATAATAAACGGCTCTGATATAAAGGAGGGCGATGTTCTCATAGGGCTTGCGTCAAGCGGGCTTCACAGCAATGGATATTCCCTTGTAAGAAAACTGTTTTTTGACGTAAAGAAAATGGATGCTGATACTTACATCTCAGAACTCGGAACCTCTCTTGGGGAAGAACTCCTTAAACCGACAAAAATTTATGTGAAGGCATTTAACACTATCAAAGATAAAATCTTGGTAAAAGGCATGGCTCACATTACAGGCGGAGGCATTTCAGGGAATCTGCCGAGGATATTCCCTGAGGGAGTAAGCGCCGTCATCAATGAACGCTCATGGAGTCCCCCCCCTATATTTCACATTATAAAAGAGATGGGCCAAGTGCCCCTTGACGACATGAGGATGACTTTTAATATGGGAATAGGGTATATTATTGCCATCCCCGAGGCTGAATCAAAGAAGGCAATATCTATTTTAAATGCGGCTGGGGTTGCTTCTTTTGTGATAGGCAATATTGAGAAAGGAGGTCAAGGCGTAAGCTATGCATAA